ATACGCGTGTACTCGCCGGCAGCGAGGCGCTGAGCGTCCCCTCGGGGTCGTCAATCTCCACGTCGCCCCGGGAATGGCACACGGGCTGGGGAACCTATACGCCGCGAGCGTTTCTGGCGCGCCGCTTGTGGTCACGGCTGGCACCCACAGCATGCGTCACCAACACGAGGAGCCGATACTGTACGGTGACCTTGTCGAGATGACTCAACAGTTCACAAAGTGGAGCGCCGAGGTTAAGGCGGTCGAATCTCTCCCCACGATGCTTCGGCGTGCGTGCAAGGTGGCGCTGACGCCTCCGATGGGGCCTGTCTTCCTTGGGTTTCCCATGGACGTGATGGTTGAGGAGACGGACGCGCCCGTCGAACCGTTGGGCGGGATTCCGAATGGTGGCCGTGGCGACTCTCATGCGATCGCTCTGGCGGCCGACGTTTTGTCGGAGGCCGACGAACCGATGCTGGTCGTTGGCGACCAGATCGCCCGCAGCGGCCAGTCCACCGTCGATGCGGTGACCGAACTGGCTGAGGAGACCGGCGCACGCGTTCACAGCGAGATTCTGTCCACGGAAGTGAACTTCCCGATGGATCACGATCTGTGGGTTTCACACATGCCCGAGTCATTCGCGGAATCGAGAGCGCTTCACGAGACGGATGCAGTCGTTCTCGTCGGCTGTTCGACGCACACACCGACGCTGGCCCACGACGAACCACTCGTTCCGTCTAGTGCGACGGCCGTACACATCGGTCCCGACAGTTGGGAACTCGCAAAAAACGAACCCGCTGACATCGCCATTTCGGGTGCACTACGGCCAGTCATCGAAGATCTCACCCGTCGTGTCTCTGGGCGCGTGAGTGACGAGCAGTTAGCGGCGCGCCACGAGCGGGTCAAGGAGGTCCGTGATTGGGTTGGCGAAAACATGCAACTACCTCCTTCAGTCGATTCCGATGCCATCTCGAAGACGGAATTGATCGAGACCATGGAAAAAGCGGTTCCGGA
The Haloferax sp. Atlit-12N DNA segment above includes these coding regions:
- a CDS encoding thiamine pyrophosphate-binding protein, which codes for MTRTGADLFVEALETYEIPYLFGNPGTTEVPVMSALEGSAVDYVLGLQEDIAVGMAAGYACTRRQRGAERPLGVVNLHVAPGMAHGLGNLYAASVSGAPLVVTAGTHSMRHQHEEPILYGDLVEMTQQFTKWSAEVKAVESLPTMLRRACKVALTPPMGPVFLGFPMDVMVEETDAPVEPLGGIPNGGRGDSHAIALAADVLSEADEPMLVVGDQIARSGQSTVDAVTELAEETGARVHSEILSTEVNFPMDHDLWVSHMPESFAESRALHETDAVVLVGCSTHTPTLAHDEPLVPSSATAVHIGPDSWELAKNEPADIAISGALRPVIEDLTRRVSGRVSDEQLAARHERVKEVRDWVGENMQLPPSVDSDAISKTELIETMEKAVPDAYIVDESVTTRYALLSEWDLQPGQLFGNKSGGLGYGLPAAVGAALAEDDRPVVGLLGDGSYLYYPHSMYTAARYDLDLTVVISNNQNYRILKDNALKILGGDDDDHEFIGMDLQPGVDFAANAASHGVDGSRVTNGDELEAALRDAVDTDGPSVLDVRVVD